The sequence below is a genomic window from Uranotaenia lowii strain MFRU-FL chromosome 2, ASM2978415v1, whole genome shotgun sequence.
CAATATTTAAGCACTGTAgccccaaaacatttttataccaAAATCACCAATTTCCAATACCACGGACCATTTTCGGAATACTCAACCTCCCCTTTCCCGGAGAAGCTTGTAAAATATCACTTCAgttgggcaaaaaaaaaacaaaccacctgCACAAAGTCAATTAAATGAAACAATCAAGCCCGTTTAAATCACTTCCACTGGTCAGTGTTTCAGTTGCCCTCCGGCTAATCGTAGAACATTTTTTCgcacaattcaacaaaaaatcactattaaaacaatatatttaataaaatattcacggacccgaaaaaaacacgtgcgatgcCATTTAGACAACGCCTACTCCTccagaagtgaaaaaaattgctcctaatcataaattcagaTGACgatgctttaaaattatttgcttgaactacaacagcaatcaCAATActctccttggttgagttttcaattagaAAGCTGAAAGCTTCATGACAaaagctcggatcgattggaatcgattttgacagttcttttgtatcgattggaattttgtgtttcagacgtcgcttctacagacttgtcaccggtagatgtacggccaagagaactacatgTCGCACTTGGTACAGTCAGCTACCGACGGGCTGTGTGCCGAGTGTGGCAAATACGTGGTGCGACTGAGCACcctggtaccagtgctcagttgcaagagggaggggtcgtaacgtgtatcgggtagtcgcgaccccgatatgcgggacgaccaaatgtttgAGCGGGTTTCGATCGATCTGCCTTTTGGGGAGGTTCCTGGCTCCGATTCGCGGATACGATTGACTCACGACAGACAGATTtacgataaaatttaaattgttttcatttttatttaccgtaattaaaaaacgaaaaaaaaaataggaaagatCAAAACATCATTCCTATACCAAACATATTTCATGCAGCTTTCATCATCATATCGCGATGAACTcactaaaaattcacgtaagttgTACGTGATGTTCaccaagcaaaatttttattgggGGAGCGTTTGCTAATTTTATTGGTACaagttacgtgaaaatcaattggataaaaattatgtagtttttcacgtagcagtTACgagcagattattttgggtgaatgaacataaagaatttaaataattgacGCTAATGACTGCCAAACGTCATTTTAACACTCTAGAATGTctgagaaaagattttttaaatgtattttatatttattaaaattatttaaacttcAAGTAGGAAATGAAGACAAGGGATGTcatcttcatttttgttattcagaTTTAGTTCAGTAGCTCTTTTTTCAGCCGTAATTTACCAGTTTTGATCACTCTCAGTTCTTTTCCAAACACTTGTACATTCTATTGATTTTTACAATGTCTATCTCGCTCATTCCATTCCGCTGACCCATCACTTTGTCTGTTTCCtacaaatgaaagaaaaaatatgtgtCACGCACGAATGCAGAATAAATTGGTAGACTAGTTAATCTCACCCTCAACGGCACAATGGTTTTCTCCCCATTGATGCTAAAGGCAGTCGAGCTGTAGTGCATCACGCTTCCATAGTCGTAGTCCGTTCCGAAATGGCTTACCACTTCCGGTCCGTACAGGCGGAAGTTATTCTCCCGACCCGGTTGAATGTTATCCCACACGATCTGCACCCATTCGTCCCGATCGTGGGCACTCTGCATATGCCGGAATCCGATCCCGTGAATGAGTTCGTGCACGATCGTACCCAACCGGAAGCAGCCGGAATTGACGGCTGCCGGTTGCAGGTTGATGTTCTGCTGACCCCCGACATGACCAACCGTGGCCGAGCAACCGGATCCACTTCCATGAATTCGGATGTAATCTTCCTGGCCGGGTGCGCGCCTCCGGAACTTCACGCAGCTAACCAGTTCGATCTGTCGCATTCCCGTGAGGATGTGCTCGATCTGATCCGCGTTGAAATACTCTTCCTCGATCTCGTAGTGTACGACATTGTCCGGCCAGCGGTACCTCTCCTCGACCAGCCCATTCCGGCGGTACATATCCCGGTACTGCTCCACCGTCAGGATCATATCACCCTCGATCTGGCCACTGAGCTCTTCGGCCAGCTCATCGGGTTTCAAGTTCCTGAGCCGAGCAACTGGAATTATTCGACAATGGTCAGAAACGACCTATCTATTGAGGTCTCCCGGGCTTTTGGTGTTGACCTCGATACTTACTATTTTCAGGAGTATTTTCAAACTGTATGAAAGTCGGTAGCCCTTGACATAGTGAAATCACAGCCAGCGGCACTATTACCCTCAAAATCATCTTATTTGACAGGTACTCCAGACAATCTACTACTCAACTCAAAGAACTGCCAATCGGGTGGAATAACTAAGTAGCAACAAATCAGATATTTTATAGCTCATTTCTGTTTTATATGCGAACAAACAATGACGATAACGCTTGTATTGAATACGATTATATTGTTGATTATGATGTTAAAAATCCGATAATCATCAAACATCCCCTCGTTTTAACATATTGAAGACTACGAGCAAAAGATTGGCggaaaaaaataatctcaaaagactctttcaaaaaatcaatgttcTACTAAATGACTAGTATATCCAGCTCATGATACTCGTGGCGATACGTTGAGATGCGAAGTAGCTCCACCAAACGCACGACCAACTATCGATACCACCCTCTCGAAAAATATCTTCTGTCGAACAAGGGTGACTTCTCGCGAGCGTCATTGCCGTCAATACCTCGACTTACTGCTTATCAACCAATAGCCATAAGACGGCCGATTTTATCTAATGATGCATTAAGCTCAATAAGCCATAAATTATTATTCCTACACACCTTAGCCGGGCATAAGCAACGATTATGTTAATCGGATAATATCGGATaataaaaagcttcgttttggtttataataaatccatgattttttgtagaatttttaagaaatgtttacatgagtaaatttgtacttttaggtttgtatgggaagattatatattttgtactgaaaaatcaacatcatttttgtttcttttgtggaaccgagccagctgacagtttttgttataaaattcctaaagggaattttccgctgaaaaactttgtctaagactgtaacttcgtatcaaATCAGGTTAAAAAGTTCTTAACTGTTTAAcaaaggtatgtcttttcgcattgataaacaataaattaaattgacatcactgccggAGCCTCGCGatgtattgcatgaaaagtagccatgcaatacctcgctaggtaccctgcagggatgtcaatttaatttattgtttatcaatgcgaaaagacatacctctgttaaacagctaatattttttttgcctaataagatgcGAGGTtaaagtcttcgacaaagttgttcagcggaaaattttctttgggaattttataaattagcacaaaaactgtcagctggctcggttccacagaagaaacaaaaatgatgttgatttttcagtacaaaatatgccattttctcatacaaacctaaaagttcaaatttactcatgtaaacgttacttaaaaatgctacaaaaaatcatggatgagttttggaccaagacgaagcttttaagacctcagagtttgagaaattcaaaaatgaccccaaatcgactcagtctaatgaaacatgaaactagaattttcatttatccgcagaattcttataactttttcgataacccgtagatttcgagcatcgatccgtagaaGTGCTTAAAATCCATAGATCTACGGAGAAATCCAACGCAACGCtgcttctcacgtctcacttacACATATCAATCATTTCAAC
It includes:
- the LOC129748621 gene encoding zinc metalloproteinase nas-4-like — protein: MILRVIVPLAVISLCQGLPTFIQFENTPENIARLRNLKPDELAEELSGQIEGDMILTVEQYRDMYRRNGLVEERYRWPDNVVHYEIEEEYFNADQIEHILTGMRQIELVSCVKFRRRAPGQEDYIRIHGSGSGCSATVGHVGGQQNINLQPAAVNSGCFRLGTIVHELIHGIGFRHMQSAHDRDEWVQIVWDNIQPGRENNFRLYGPEVVSHFGTDYDYGSVMHYSSTAFSINGEKTIVPLRETDKVMGQRNGMSEIDIVKINRMYKCLEKN